The Papaver somniferum cultivar HN1 chromosome 6, ASM357369v1, whole genome shotgun sequence genome segment TATCCACTTCTTTCCGTGTTGTCTGACAACTCAAATCTCGCAGAGCTCTTTGTTACTCCAATTTTGAGAAGGCCTCAGGTGCATGGAAATACAGGTTTCCAACTGAACTCATCTGAGAGATTACAGAAATCTTGTGTTACTGTAGCATgtttatataaaatcataaatacaCACAAATGGACAGGCCGTGCAAAGTGTACTATCAACTCTGAATGCATGATATGCATGGATTGCTGTATAAAGAAATGAATGTTTGTCTATCATTGTTGTATAAGAGCACCAACGTTTTTCTGACATAAAAACACCGAAGTTACCGATTCAGTTTGAAATTCATTACATATATCTACTGCAACAATTCAGTTTGAAATTGTAACAATGGATGTTTAACTTATTGAATTAGACCATTTTTTTGCAAACAAAGACGGAGTTCATAGATCACAATCCGATTAACATGAATTCAAGAAACAAGCCCAGGAAAACATACAGGAACACCACTCCCATTAAGTTGCACTTGTTATTACATAAATATGGTGATTATTGATTGACCACCTGGTCTAAAATACTACTGTTACTAGGAACTTAGTTGTGTCAGAAGAGTTTCAACATCAAGAAACTTAACTGGTTTTTCTATAAACTTGAGTGCCCCGGCCTTTAAGCATTCATCTGAAAATTTCTTCTCAGAAGACATCACCACGACAGGAATGTTTCTCAGTGATGgctttcctttgatagttttcagTAACCCGTAACCCGTCATTGACGGCATTTCGTAGTCCGTTACAACAAGTTGAAACAACATATTGTCAGGCAGAAGTTTGTCAAGAGCATCGTTTCCAGACTCAACAGTAGTAACTTTGAAAACCAATGAGGATGAGGATTTAGTAGATGTTGAGGATGATGATGACATTTTAGAAAAGTATTTTTCAAATATGTTTCTGTTAATGTGATCATCATCAACTACTAACACATTGAAGAAATTGGATTTCTTATCCATATCTCAGTTTCCTTTTTAGCTCTCACTACTGAATGCTGATAGCAGTCAGGAGTTCTGCCAATTTATAGGCAAATGGCTAAAGCTGGAAAACACTTcacatggaaaaaaaaattggtttaaagAGCTGGAATTAATATCCTTGCAGCATACCATGAGACTGGAATTAATATCTTTGTAGGGAAGTTTGGTAAGAAATCTCAACTTATTCTGTTTCAACTTTTTTAACATCAAAGAAAACCTTCTGCGCAATAAAATTGTTGTACTGCAGGCTAGAAACTATTTTTTGATGCAAGATAAACTGTGAACAAGGAAGGCTCTTTATAAATTATTCCCTGTAAAATCATAGGCACAGCATGCTAAGACGATGTCATCTTCATTGCAGTTGAAATTTCACCCAGCATGCAAGTGTTCTCTCTGCCTGTACTCACCTAGGTGCTCATGAACAAGGAAAGTGGATCAAGTCTTACATTCAAAAGTGGGATGTTGAAATTTCTACTTCATTAGGGAACGCCTTGATAGACATGCTTGCAAAATGTGGTGATCTTGAAAGCGCAATGTCAATGTTCAATCAGATGAGCAAGAAGTGCATTATCACATGGACATCAATGGTTGCAGGCTTAGCCTTCAATGGGCAATGTAAAGAAGCTTTAGCTTTCTTTGATGAAATGTGTGCGGAAAGAATGCAACCAGATGATGTCATCTTCATTGCAGTTCTCTCCGCTTGTACTCATGGGGGACTGGTTGGAGAAGGAAAACGAGTTTTTAGTCAAATGGTGAAAGAGTTCAACATTGTTCCTCGAATTGAGCATTATGGATGCATGATCGATCTCCTTAGTCGAGCAGGGAAATTAGAGGAAGCATTCACGTTAATTCAAATGTGTCATATTGTAGGATAACCTCAGTGCAGTCACTTCTGTTTTTAAATCATCTAGGGCCTCACTTTCAAGAGCTGCCCTTAGGATAGTTGCTTCCACCTCTATATCGAAAACAAAAACATCATCGTTATCCAAGTCAGAAGTTTCGTCATCACTTATTATTTCAGCAGCTGGGAGCACTTCTGGTTTTGGCCTGGGAGTATCTGACCAAATATAATAACCAACTCCTGAAACACCAACTTCAGTGACATCAGAAAATCTTGATGTCAACTCAGGCTCCTCATCACTGTCTTGGTTTGTTGGCTGGGGAAGTAAAGATAGCTTCGAATAAGCGGGTATTACCGGAGATTTTGCTCCAACTACGACCTTGAATGATAAAACTACACCAGGTTGTAAAACCACTcctgattttatcacaaacaaaagCATTGCTAAGCTGACAACCATTTTGAACCGTGACATTGTCCCAAACATAAGAATTCTCAATTTTTACGTTAGATCCGATACAACAACCTTTACCAATTACTGAATTAGAAAAATCCCCAACGCTTGTCTCAAATCCAACGTAGGTGTCAGGACCCAACGTCCGATCCTTTAAAAATCCCATCACTTTCTTGTTTGATTGCACTGAACATCTGGCACAAACGGGTACGTCCACCGTTGAATTACATCCTTGCCAATGGTGTCGTAGCTTCTCAAATCATCCACTCTAGCAGCATATTTACTTGGGTGAAAAGTTTGTATCCCATGACATTATCATCCAGCAATCCTTTGACAAGATGATGCCGCAGATTCTGGTAGTCAAAATTGTCAGCAAAAAGACTAAGCACTACTGGAGAGCAAATATCAATATGGCAATCCTCTTTGTCACTGTGCACTTCAAAAGCAGAAAAGTCAAGGAGCAATTCCTTACCAGTATCCATCTCCATATCCGAGTTCACGTCATAATACAGAAGCTGCTTCGTTTTACTATCAATACCCACAACCAACTTATCCTTACTAGATGATGAAGACGGTTTCGGTTTCTTAATGATCATAGTCATTATAGCATTACTGTCTTTTATCTTTCTGTCTCTATGCTCTTTTAGTTAGATTCATATTAGTTACAGTATCACCAATCTAAGAGCATCACCAAGGCTAGCACAACCACGGTTTTCCAGAATTGTAACGGTGAATTCAGGAACAGACAACCATTCGGATTTTTCTAAATACTCAATAACTTGTTTGGAATGTGAACAGCAAACTACATATACTTCTTTAACATTTGATGATCTAAGCCAAGCTAGCGTGTAATGGGAAAAGTACCTTTGGTCGTTCCAGGAATTTCTCAGCTGCGAAATTATCTGCTAATAGAACAGCTTCTAGTGTGGgttgattttcatcttcatctgcaTAATCTGTATTGTTAGCTTGTTtcttctttcgattttttttcttgTGGTGTTCTTCTATTTATAGGGCAAACGGAGAAAGTATAAAAAATGGCGCCCTTACCCTAGGACGGTGTACTATTCTCAACGGAAACAGAATACCCTAAAAAAACTCAATTGAAAGACAGATATTCCcagggctgcacatgggccggTACGGGTTTCTTATGAACCCGATACTTGTACCTACTAGTGACCGGTACTCTCGTTGAGTACCTGGACCTGGACCTGAAAGACCTGTCCGATACATGATCGTGCCGGGTTTTTatatgcaaactttgatattaaGTAACAGTCTAAGAATGCGTTTATTTTTTACTAATTCGGGATCTGAATTTAAATCGGTACGAGTCAGATGTCAGaccatttgttttttattttgagtcagatctgactggCGATCCGAGTCAGACCTAACCACTGATTCAGACCTGTTTGAGTCAGGTAATAAAATACCACTGACTCATGGGAACAAACCACTGACTCATATTTTTGAATCAGATGAGTCATATCTGACTcgaaaaacaaacatattgagtcagatccaaaTGAGTCAGATAATTTTAGTCAGATCCAGAcgagtcagattcagatgagtcaggagaaAACATACACACTCTAAGTGACTAACAATGTGCATTGTGCAGGTGTAACATAACTACTATATTCTTTAGATAAACAAAGGTTCAtaagttcaaagttcaacattAAAAAATAGTAGAAACTAAAAACAACACTTCCATAAGTTCGATACAACGATAGAAACTaaaacaacatttccataagTCTGTGACAACTTCAGGATGAACTTCAAGCAACAGGcaacaaaaaaaatgaataagTCTGCGAAAGGGATGAACTTCAAGCATCTGGCAAAACACCACTTCAAGCAACATGCAACAAAAATGAAACATTTACATAAGTCTGCGAAAGGAATGAACTTCAAGCATCTGGAACACCCAATATGTCTGTAGCAGGCAACAAAAAAGCAAAACAAGAAAGAAAGTACGAATACAGTAATACAAGAAAAGTAAGTATTAGtagtaaagaaaacaaaaaaaaaactactaccTAGCTCATCTTGAGATTATCATCAGGTATACAATCACAcagaagatcaagagcaatggGTTTTAGAAACCAGCTTTGTGTACATAGGAATACCTCAATTGTCGTAATAAATAAAGATGCGTTCCATGGAGTAAGCACGCGCTTCCCGGTGTTAAAAGCTGATACAAAGACAACTAAAGACACATGCATGGCTTATGTATCTTTTTCCATACATATGATAGTATCTTATACCTGTTAGCATTAGCCTGCTACCAAGCCAACATATCAAACTGGTCATCTTTACCTATTTCACGTAATCCACGCTCCAACACTTCTGTCTAAGTACCTATCCAGCTTTGTTGTTCTTGCTTCCTCAACAATACTTGGGTTGTCCCAATGCTGTCTCTTCCTTGATTGAATTCTAGCCGGCAAACCTTGAGATAACTGAATCAACAACTACCCGAGAAACGCTGGTTGACCCCTCCTCATGAACTAAATACACCGAATTATACTCTTCAAAGAGTTCCTGAaattctaatttcacctttctcatAACTCGTTGAACTTCCCACGTATTGTTCTCATACAAACTTGTAAGATTAAGTTCCAGCCCCTTTTATTTCTCTCTTGGAtccaaaaattgagaaaaaaaaacataacaaagCTCATCTTTTCATACACACCTCAATAATTATGGTACTTAGCAAATATAAGACGAGACATACGTGCAATAAAGGAATCTGATGCTACATTATTTCTGAAGTCAACTAATTGTTCATGGATGAGTAACAATTGCCCACACAGTGGAAACAGTGAAACCACCAAAAAGCATAAGAATGTGGAGGTAACTAACACAAAATCGACTACTATTTGCTTAAAATATTGTGGATGTAAATACGAGCACAAAGTTAACAAGTAATTTGATTTTGAAACAGAAAATAAAAGGAGAATTAGAACACAAATTTACAAATTTTCATCTTGTTCAGCATATCactgttcttcatcttctacttCTGCCTCTTTCAAACCAGTTATAAAGTTTTGCGCCTTATTAACAAATACTTTGTCAGATGCATCTGCGCCGTCTTTTTCAGATGCCCATGAGAGAATAGTGTCTTCGTCCAGAACATCCTTGTCGTACAGTACACGCAAAATGGGCTCAAACAATGGAGCAAAATCTCTGGCAGAATCTGAGCACATCTCTTCGAACTTCATTATGCTTTCAAACTGCTCATCTATAGAGTATATGTAATGTTTCAAAAGATCCCGCCATGTTGTGATGATGATGACAACACTTTTAAGCAGTTCAGCGTTGGTACCATATGGAGTCTGTAATGCCAATTTCATCACTGCTGAAAAAACTGCCCCAGCACAATTCAATGGTGTCATATTGTACGATAACCTTAGTGCAGTCACTTCTGTTTTCAAATCATCTAGGGCCTCATTTTCAAGAGCTGCCCTTAGGATAGTTTCTGCCACCTCTATATCAAAATAATGATCTTTATcggattcaaagctttcatcatcACTTGTTATTTCAGCAGCTGGGAGCATTTCTGGTTCTGGCCTGGGGGTATCTGACCAAAAATAATAACCATCTCCAGAAACACCAACTTCAGCAATGTCAGAAAATCTTGATGTCAACTGATCAAGCTCCTCATCACTGTCTTGGTTTGTTGGCTGGGGATGTAAAGATACCTTTGAGTAAGCGGGTATTATCGGAGACTTTGCTCCAACTACGACCTTGAATGATAAAACCACACCAGGTTCTAAAGCCACTCCTGATTTTATCACCACCCCATCGGAAACAAAAGCATTGTTAAGCTGACAACTATTTTGAACCGTGACATTGTCCCAAATATAGGAATTCTCAATTTTTACGTGAGATCCGATACAACAACCTTTTCCAATTACTGAATTAGAGATCTTAGAAAAATCTCCAATGCTTGTCCCGTTTCCAACGTAGGTGTCAGGACCAACGTGTGCAAAACTCGATATCTGTACGCCCGATCCTTTAAAAATCCCGTCACTTTCTTGTTCGACTGCACATTTTCTAGAAAACTGAATATCtggcacatacgggtatgtccaCCGCTGAATTACGTCCTTGCTAATGGTGTCATAGCTCTTGAAATCATCAACTCTAGCAGCATATCTACTTTGATGAATTTCATAAGTGAAGATCTTGTAGCCCATGACATCATCATCCAGCAATCCTTTGACAAGATGGCGCCTCAGATGTTGGTAGTCAAAATTGTCAGCAAAAAGACTAAGCACCACAGGAGAGCAAATATCAATATGGCAATCCTCTTGCTCACTGTGCACTTCAAAGTTAGGATTGTCAGGGAGCAATTCCTTACCAGGAATAAACGTCTCCGTAAACCCATTCACGCCATAACGCAGAAGCTCTTTCGTATTCCGATGAATACCCATAACCAACCCATCTGTGCTAGTTTTGCTATTAGGATCAGCACCCAGAACCAACTTATCCTTACTAGTTTGCTCAGTCCTCGACGGTTTCGGTTTCTTAATGACCATAGTCATTATAGCATTACTGTGTTTTTTCTTTCTGTCCCTATGCTCTTTTAACGCTTGTGTCAGATTCATATTAGTTACAATATCTCCACTTACAAGCACGAAATCGCCATTAATAACATCACTTTGGTAAACAAATCTAAGAGCATCACCAACACTGACACAACCACGGTTTTCCAGAATTGTAACAGTGAATTCAGGTACAGACAACCATTCAGATTTTTCTAAATACTCAATAACTTGTTTGGAATGTGCACAACATACTACATATACCTCTTTAACATTTGATGATCTAAGCCAAGCTAGCGTATAATCAATCATGGGGTTATGTACTAATGGGAAAAGTACCTTAGGTCGTTCCAGAGAAATTGGTTGGAATTTCTCTGCTGCGAAATCATCTGCTAACAGAACAGCTTGTAGTCGGGGTTGATATTCAGCTTCATCTGCATTAATTTTAGTAACTTGTTTCTTCTTTCCCATGTTGAGATCCAGTAAAGAAGCAGCAGAGCTATCTATCGGTTCAGTTGGAGAAGAACGTTAGTAAAAAACTGTGATTTTTTTTAATCTTGTCTCTTAAATAATGGTGGTGTTCTTCTATTTATAGGGAACAAGCTAGAAAAAAATTGGAAATCGCATAGGATTCCTATTTCTAGGGCAGACGAAAAATATATAAACGGAAACAGGATTCAGAATACTCTTCGGAAATCTCAAACAAAAAAACTTAAAGGTAGTGCCCTCACGCAGGATTGAACT includes the following:
- the LOC113291062 gene encoding two-component response regulator ARR15-like, which gives rise to MDKKSNFFNVLVVDDDHINRNIFEKYFSKMSSSSSTSTKSSSSLVFKVTTVESGNDALDKLLPDNMLFQLVVTDYEMPSMTGYGLLKTIKGKPSLRNIPVVVMSSEKKFSDECLKAGALKFIEKPVKFLDVETLLTQLSS
- the LOC113291064 gene encoding translation initiation factor eIF-2B subunit epsilon-like — translated: MGKKKQVTKINADEAEYQPRLQAVLLADDFAAEKFQPISLERPKVLFPLVHNPMIDYTLAWLRSSNVKEVYVVCCAHSKQVIEYLEKSEWLSVPEFTVTILENRGCVSVGDALRFVYQSDVINGDFVLVSGDIVTNMNLTQALKEHRDRKKKHSNAIMTMVIKKPKPSRTEQTSKDNTDGLVMGIHRNTKELLRYGVNGFTETFIPGKELLPDNPNFEVHSEQEDCHIDICSPVVLSLFADNFDYQHLRRHLVKGLLDDDVMGYKIFTYEIHQSRYAARVDDFKSYDTISKDVIQRWTYPYVPDIQFSRKCAVEQESDGIFKGSGVQISSFAHVGPDTYVGNGTSIGDFSKISNSVIGKGCCIGSHVKIENSYIWDNVTVQNSCQLNNAFVSDGVVIKSGVALEPGVVLSFKVVVGAKSPIIPAYSKVSLHPQPTNQDSDEELDQLTSRFSDIAEVGVSGDGYYFWSDTPRPEPEMLPAAEITSDDESFESDKDHYFDIEVAETILRAALENEALDDLKTEVTALRLSYNMTPLNCAGAVFSAVMKLALQTPYGTNAELLKSVVIIITTWRDLLKHYIYSIDEQFESIMKFEEMCSDSARDFAPLFEPILRVLYDKDVLDEDTILSWASEKDGADASDKVFVNKAQNFITGLKEAEVEDEEQ